A window of the Bdellovibrio sp. ZAP7 genome harbors these coding sequences:
- a CDS encoding iron-containing redox enzyme family protein yields MDFSNPEVYANWLAQTYHFVSHSVRLMSLSAGRLPIDNPVGRRMLAHIGEEKGHHTVAVKDMEAMGKKITQYPPFGVTSAFYQSQYFKVMFEHPYHLLGQILMLEAFSVEVGAKMYETVRKAHGEKAALFVKIHAFEDVDHVEKAVKTIKSFPPENEAGATENFYQACEMYFNILRTVNECSYQKLVASA; encoded by the coding sequence ATGGATTTCTCTAACCCCGAGGTTTACGCAAACTGGCTGGCGCAAACGTACCACTTTGTATCCCACTCGGTGCGTTTGATGTCCCTAAGTGCGGGCCGTCTGCCAATCGATAATCCTGTGGGCAGAAGAATGCTGGCCCATATCGGCGAAGAAAAGGGTCATCACACTGTGGCTGTTAAAGATATGGAAGCCATGGGTAAGAAAATCACGCAATACCCACCATTCGGTGTGACAAGTGCCTTCTATCAATCTCAATACTTCAAAGTGATGTTTGAACACCCATATCACCTTTTGGGCCAAATCCTAATGCTTGAGGCCTTCTCGGTTGAGGTCGGCGCAAAAATGTATGAAACAGTTAGAAAAGCCCACGGCGAAAAAGCAGCGCTGTTCGTAAAGATCCATGCTTTTGAAGACGTGGACCACGTTGAAAAAGCGGTAAAGACAATCAAATCATTCCCGCCAGAAAACGAAGCCGGTGCGACAGAGAATTTCTATCAAGCCTGCGAGATGTATTTTAATATCTTAAGAACCGTGAATGAGTGTAGCTATCAGAAGCTAGTTGCTTCTGCTTAA
- a CDS encoding RHS repeat domain-containing protein: protein MKVLFLFVVLFSISLKSFADPTCEQARADDLALLNLACSQNAGCYEQGTPGWNTIICYSYSGIAAVEHQPEQDRYECVRTVRTRKWENDEQIMDVSEDSVIGGTVRRCLNQPPPPRPKPDSPPGAGGGPGASGGAGGPGDCSGACCPSNPGGPNSPLVKSGSIVTVESRALGEILPIIGSNQSLYYYSAHQAGRASDYIIEIPLSGATPRSYVTSFTVEARRGGTLVNSATFSNVANQTYTYNWNGLDSLGSPVDTSTFEVTVKETSPSGTFSIGYKYILGHWNVFKLGLGGWVPTSLTSYDVQAKRLYYANGEFRKVTAIPYGTSQLYVAEGNGSRVYIFDSNGRHVQTKTSLLGTTIQAFAYDSSGRLSSITEPFGKVTTFNRNFSGALTSVTAPNSQVSNVSLDSNGYLSSLTNPNSETYSVTYNAFGLMQTFTKPNTEVNTFTFDSNGYLIKDSHSGGYFFDLIRTLNDAHDWDVQHLTVMGRSTQVLTKYSDENSSQTVNNPDGSVYTSTFYTDGNNTQKSINSGGYSLQFNAANDPQLGSSAKSLGQMIVTPSGGGAATYYDFTDSVTLSNPADPFSVTAATKSAGISGTNTLITTSFDPVTKKFSSSSYMGKTSERTIDTYERTVGFKVGSLNATSLIYTNENLTSMVQGTRTTTLGYNTLGLLQSVTNPLSQTTGYTYNSANRIATKVFPDSRVVNYGYDGVGNLTSLTPPSRPVHGFSINAHGLVGSYQPPTLSGVSTVNTTYTYNLDKQVTNISRPDGGYVSFNYNSSTGVLESLDTPAGNYPFYFDVVTGLPNSITTPSNIAINASYVGTNMAWIGTNVSGTSIGAYSKVFGVNERVDSDSVQSGGAGSTTSPISYLYNNDAELSKAGDVNITYHVPNGYITGTTMGTGTTGFTDTYTYNTYGEVTGYQAKRGTAIIYDLTLTRDGMGRISGKSQTMNSTTNAYVYNFDSSGRLDQVTKNSVVASNYSYDSNSNRISGNVGAQTTTATYDDQDRLLTYNTLSFTYNANGDLLTKTNSTTSQTTSYTYDVFGNLTQVVLPGATPTTITYEIDGLNRRVGKKVGSTVQRRFVYMDQYRIAAELNSAGTITKRFIYGSKSNIPDYMIASGVKYRIISDHLGSPRLVVKQSDGTITQRMDHDEFGRVIEDTNPGFTPFGFAGGVYDYQTGIVRFGARDYDPEYGRWTSKDPIIFKGGDSNLFGYVINDPVNLIDITGLQSVIPRPMPPAGSWGWPTDQGPFDLDDWCYFPDKNYCSSAFGSDYRPPVQSPVPPGCAVSPVTCNWPPPQPPGNMCPIK, encoded by the coding sequence ATGAAAGTCCTATTTCTATTCGTAGTGTTGTTCTCGATATCTCTAAAATCTTTTGCAGACCCAACCTGCGAACAAGCCAGGGCTGATGATTTGGCGCTTTTGAATTTGGCTTGTAGTCAAAATGCAGGATGCTATGAACAAGGTACTCCAGGATGGAATACCATAATTTGCTATTCTTACTCTGGAATTGCTGCTGTGGAGCACCAGCCCGAACAAGACAGATATGAATGCGTGCGAACTGTTCGCACACGGAAATGGGAAAATGATGAACAGATCATGGACGTATCAGAAGATTCGGTCATCGGTGGCACCGTTCGTCGATGCTTAAACCAGCCGCCACCACCTCGTCCAAAACCTGATAGCCCACCGGGGGCAGGTGGAGGCCCTGGAGCTTCCGGAGGCGCGGGTGGTCCCGGAGATTGTAGTGGTGCTTGCTGTCCGTCGAATCCTGGCGGTCCAAATAGTCCATTAGTTAAATCAGGCTCAATTGTTACTGTAGAATCTAGAGCATTGGGTGAGATTTTGCCGATTATTGGCTCGAATCAATCTTTATATTATTATTCAGCACATCAAGCAGGTAGAGCTTCCGACTATATAATAGAAATTCCACTTTCAGGTGCGACTCCTAGATCCTATGTGACTTCTTTTACTGTAGAAGCTAGAAGGGGCGGTACTCTAGTAAATTCTGCTACTTTTTCAAATGTGGCAAATCAAACTTACACATATAATTGGAACGGACTCGATTCACTGGGTAGTCCAGTCGATACTTCAACTTTCGAAGTTACGGTTAAAGAGACCTCACCAAGCGGTACCTTTTCAATCGGATATAAATATATTCTCGGGCATTGGAATGTCTTTAAATTAGGCCTTGGTGGTTGGGTCCCCACTAGTCTTACATCATATGATGTACAAGCGAAAAGGCTTTATTACGCAAATGGCGAGTTCCGTAAAGTAACAGCAATACCCTATGGTACGTCGCAACTGTATGTAGCTGAAGGGAATGGATCAAGAGTATATATATTTGATTCTAATGGGAGACATGTTCAAACTAAAACGAGTCTTTTGGGAACAACTATTCAAGCCTTTGCCTATGATTCAAGTGGACGTCTGAGTTCGATTACAGAGCCGTTCGGTAAAGTAACAACTTTCAATCGTAATTTCTCGGGAGCTCTTACATCCGTCACTGCCCCGAACAGTCAGGTATCGAATGTTAGTCTTGATTCAAATGGATACTTAAGTTCACTTACAAATCCAAATTCTGAAACTTACAGCGTTACTTATAATGCTTTTGGTTTGATGCAGACATTTACAAAGCCGAATACCGAAGTGAATACTTTTACTTTTGATTCTAACGGATATTTGATTAAGGACTCCCATTCAGGTGGATATTTCTTTGATCTGATTCGAACCTTGAATGATGCCCATGACTGGGATGTTCAGCATCTGACGGTCATGGGGAGATCGACTCAGGTACTTACAAAGTACTCTGATGAGAACTCATCGCAAACTGTTAACAATCCGGACGGATCGGTATACACATCAACTTTCTACACGGACGGAAACAATACACAAAAGAGTATCAATAGTGGTGGGTATTCATTGCAGTTTAATGCTGCAAATGATCCTCAACTGGGCAGTTCAGCAAAATCCCTCGGGCAAATGATTGTGACGCCAAGTGGTGGTGGGGCAGCAACCTATTACGACTTCACAGATTCCGTGACTTTATCCAACCCGGCGGATCCATTCTCCGTGACGGCCGCGACGAAATCAGCCGGAATTAGTGGAACAAACACGTTGATCACCACATCGTTTGATCCAGTAACAAAAAAGTTTTCTTCGAGTTCCTATATGGGAAAAACATCTGAACGCACTATAGACACGTACGAGCGTACTGTTGGATTTAAGGTTGGAAGCCTAAATGCAACGAGTTTGATCTATACGAATGAAAATCTCACGTCGATGGTTCAGGGGACTAGAACGACGACTTTAGGCTATAACACGCTCGGATTGCTACAGAGTGTGACAAATCCACTTTCACAAACAACTGGATATACTTATAACTCAGCAAATAGAATTGCTACCAAAGTATTCCCTGATAGTCGTGTGGTAAACTACGGCTATGACGGAGTTGGAAATTTAACAAGTTTAACTCCTCCAAGTAGACCCGTGCACGGTTTTTCTATCAATGCACATGGTTTGGTTGGTAGTTATCAGCCCCCAACTCTGAGTGGTGTTTCAACTGTTAATACCACTTACACGTACAACCTTGATAAACAGGTTACAAATATTAGTCGTCCAGACGGTGGCTATGTTTCTTTTAATTACAATTCATCAACAGGTGTTCTTGAGAGTCTCGATACGCCTGCGGGAAATTATCCATTTTACTTTGACGTTGTGACTGGTTTGCCGAACTCGATTACTACACCATCGAATATCGCAATCAACGCAAGCTATGTCGGCACAAACATGGCATGGATCGGGACGAATGTTAGCGGAACTTCAATTGGCGCCTATAGCAAAGTCTTTGGAGTCAATGAGCGTGTTGATTCTGATTCGGTCCAAAGCGGCGGTGCTGGCTCAACCACTTCACCGATCTCTTACCTTTACAATAACGACGCTGAACTCAGTAAAGCCGGTGACGTAAACATCACGTATCACGTTCCAAATGGTTACATCACGGGAACCACAATGGGCACGGGTACCACAGGTTTCACCGATACATACACTTATAACACGTATGGAGAAGTGACTGGCTATCAAGCAAAACGCGGAACGGCGATAATTTATGATCTGACACTTACTCGTGATGGCATGGGACGTATCAGTGGAAAATCACAAACAATGAATTCCACGACCAATGCTTATGTTTATAATTTCGATAGTTCAGGAAGATTGGATCAAGTAACTAAGAACTCGGTTGTGGCAAGCAACTACAGTTACGATTCAAATTCTAATCGCATTTCGGGAAATGTCGGCGCACAAACCACAACGGCCACTTATGACGATCAAGACCGCTTACTCACGTACAACACGCTGTCGTTCACTTATAATGCGAACGGGGACTTGTTAACAAAAACGAACTCAACGACAAGTCAGACCACGTCTTACACGTATGATGTTTTTGGTAACCTCACTCAAGTTGTTCTTCCTGGCGCAACTCCCACAACCATCACGTATGAAATCGACGGCCTAAACCGTAGAGTTGGCAAAAAAGTTGGAAGTACAGTTCAGCGCCGATTTGTATACATGGATCAGTACCGTATTGCTGCAGAATTAAACTCTGCAGGCACAATCACAAAGCGTTTCATCTATGGTTCAAAATCAAATATCCCAGATTACATGATCGCATCAGGCGTGAAGTATAGAATCATTTCCGATCACCTAGGTTCGCCTAGATTGGTAGTGAAGCAATCAGACGGAACAATTACTCAGCGCATGGATCATGATGAGTTTGGACGTGTGATCGAAGATACAAACCCGGGATTTACGCCCTTTGGTTTTGCTGGTGGGGTATATGACTATCAAACGGGGATCGTTAGATTCGGTGCGCGCGACTACGATCCAGAGTATGGTCGCTGGACATCCAAAGATCCAATAATATTTAAAGGTGGAGATTCAAATTTATTCGGTTATGTGATTAATGATCCAGTAAATTTAATCGATATCACTGGTTTACAATCTGTCATACCTCGGCCGATGCCTCCCGCGGGAAGCTGGGGGTGGCCTACTGATCAGGGGCCATTTGATCTTGATGACTGGTGCTATTTCCCGGATAAAAACTATTGCTCTTCTGCTTTTGGTTCAGATTATCGACCACCAGTTCAGAGCCCTGTTCCTCCAGGATGTGCAGTGAGTCCTGTCACGTGCAATTGGCCACCTCCGCAACCTCCAGGAAATATGTGTCCAATTAAGTAA
- a CDS encoding RHS repeat-associated core domain-containing protein: MPSQTFVTLGTFKAKSLGLGGWIPSNFVYYDVNAKKIYKADGSVRNVEAKSLSTGQYLVPEEDGSLAYVFNSQGKLVNTKSGLLGTTLLTFSYDGNGLLSSITDAFARVVTFTRDGSGNLTSIVAPKGQTSTVSLNTNGFLTGVTNPNSETYQMSYSGTSGLLVTFQKPGLQTNTFTYDLDGYLTQDSHSGGYFFDLIKGINPPYAQVSVTTGLGRTNVYTLNGTGSSANTYHSYPSGVQSSIGYSIDPYQLYETVYEDGVTVNTTSYRNERYSNGAYYQASKYFTYASASYTINTTHNFTLLDPDDPFSISALAYQSTKDSLVVNSVFNPATKEWTNSTSMGKTNKVGLDSYERIISQKQGNLNSTTFTYTGANLTQINQGTRQTQFAYDATTGFLSSVTNPFSQTTIFGYDAAGRLTSQVLPDLRVIGYSYDSNGNLSSITPPGRPAHNFGFNSSELINSYEPPTLSGVSVVNTTYAYNADKQLTSITRPDGAVINFYYNPTTGVLETYDTPAGVYSQSMDYSTGLPSSITTAAGISTSITYIQTSLGDTSIYSSTGSLLGSYSQSMASTGLIQTDTVTNPTGTTSAINYLYDNDEYLKKAGDVSLTYNTPNGQLTGTTMGTGATGFTDSYTYNTYGEVTGYQAKRGTTIIYDLTLTRDGMGRISGKSQTMNSTTNAYVYNFDSSGRLDQVTKNSVVASNYGYDSNSNRTSGNVGAQATTATYDDQDRLLTYNTLSFTYNANGDLLTKTNSTTSQTTQYTYDVFGNLTKVILPGGTPTTITYEIDGLNRRIGKKVGSAVQRRFVYMDQYRIAAELNSAGTITKRFIYGSKSNIPDYMIASGVKYRIISDQLGSPRLVVKQSDGTITQRMDHDEFGRVIEDTNPGFTPFGFAGGLYDYQTGIVRFGARDYDPEIGRWTAKDPIDFDGGDANLYGYVENEPVNWIDINGASKSRALRIPDAGGGGGAPIGGAKPGPAPRVPPSQPVAPKAPVTGETCPISGYTKHGINTAISRADGGSMSPRAILNTVKSPTSTSPNPGGGIVYNGPSGTVVLNSSGKVITVIPSGSGSFRGSPGN; the protein is encoded by the coding sequence GTGCCATCGCAAACTTTTGTCACTTTGGGAACTTTTAAAGCGAAGTCTTTAGGTCTCGGGGGATGGATTCCTAGTAATTTTGTATATTATGATGTAAATGCTAAGAAAATTTATAAAGCAGACGGCAGTGTTCGCAATGTTGAAGCAAAGTCTTTGAGTACTGGGCAGTATTTAGTTCCTGAGGAAGATGGTTCCTTAGCTTATGTTTTCAATAGTCAAGGGAAGCTCGTAAATACAAAATCTGGTTTGCTTGGAACGACATTGCTGACATTCTCTTATGACGGCAATGGGCTATTAAGTTCAATAACGGATGCATTCGCCAGAGTCGTAACATTTACGCGTGATGGTTCTGGTAATTTAACCTCGATTGTTGCTCCAAAAGGACAAACGTCAACGGTTTCACTAAATACAAATGGTTTCCTAACAGGGGTCACCAATCCAAATAGCGAAACTTATCAGATGTCATACTCAGGAACCAGCGGACTGCTTGTCACGTTTCAAAAGCCCGGTTTGCAGACAAATACGTTCACATATGATTTGGATGGGTATTTGACTCAAGATTCTCATTCCGGTGGGTATTTTTTCGATCTAATAAAAGGAATAAACCCTCCATATGCACAAGTTTCTGTTACCACGGGTTTAGGGCGAACAAATGTTTATACCTTGAATGGAACTGGATCGTCGGCAAATACTTACCATAGTTATCCGTCCGGCGTGCAAAGCAGTATTGGTTACAGCATAGATCCATATCAATTATACGAAACGGTTTATGAGGATGGTGTAACCGTAAATACGACTTCTTATAGGAATGAGCGGTATTCAAACGGCGCTTATTATCAAGCTTCTAAGTATTTTACATACGCGTCTGCCTCTTACACTATTAATACGACTCACAACTTTACTTTATTGGATCCTGACGATCCATTTTCTATTTCTGCATTGGCATATCAGTCCACTAAAGACAGTTTGGTCGTAAACTCCGTATTCAATCCCGCTACAAAAGAGTGGACCAATAGTACCAGTATGGGGAAAACCAATAAAGTTGGTCTTGATTCATATGAAAGAATTATTTCGCAAAAACAAGGAAATCTAAATTCTACAACATTCACATACACCGGCGCGAATTTAACACAAATAAATCAAGGAACACGTCAGACGCAGTTCGCATACGATGCAACTACTGGGTTTCTTTCGTCGGTAACGAATCCTTTTTCTCAAACCACGATATTTGGATACGATGCAGCTGGAAGATTGACTTCGCAAGTATTGCCAGATCTTCGTGTTATTGGATATTCTTACGATAGTAACGGGAATTTATCCAGCATTACGCCACCAGGAAGACCGGCTCATAATTTTGGTTTTAATTCTTCAGAATTGATCAATTCGTATGAACCTCCCACTTTAAGTGGCGTTTCCGTGGTCAATACTACATATGCTTACAATGCAGACAAGCAACTTACATCTATTACTCGACCAGATGGAGCGGTAATTAACTTTTATTATAACCCGACAACAGGTGTATTAGAAACTTATGACACGCCAGCTGGAGTATACAGTCAGTCGATGGACTACTCCACTGGTTTGCCGTCGAGCATAACTACTGCTGCGGGGATTTCGACGTCGATCACTTACATTCAAACTAGTCTTGGCGACACCTCTATTTATAGTTCGACCGGAAGCTTGCTAGGCTCATATTCCCAAAGTATGGCGTCAACGGGGTTAATTCAGACAGATACTGTAACTAATCCGACAGGCACAACTTCGGCAATTAATTATCTTTATGATAATGATGAATACTTAAAAAAAGCGGGTGATGTTTCTCTTACTTACAATACTCCGAACGGGCAGCTAACTGGCACTACGATGGGTACGGGGGCAACTGGCTTCACGGATAGCTACACATACAACACCTACGGTGAAGTGACTGGTTATCAAGCAAAACGAGGAACGACGATCATTTACGATCTAACGCTTACTCGTGATGGCATGGGTCGTATTAGTGGAAAATCTCAAACGATGAATTCCACAACCAATGCTTACGTATATAATTTCGATAGTTCGGGGAGATTGGATCAAGTAACTAAGAATTCAGTTGTCGCAAGTAATTATGGGTATGACTCTAACTCCAACCGTACTAGCGGAAATGTTGGTGCGCAAGCAACAACTGCAACATACGACGATCAGGACCGCTTACTTACATACAACACGTTGTCGTTCACGTATAATGCAAACGGTGACTTATTAACTAAGACAAATTCAACTACGAGCCAAACTACTCAGTATACATATGACGTTTTTGGAAACTTGACGAAGGTAATTTTGCCAGGCGGGACGCCAACGACGATCACTTATGAGATCGATGGCCTAAACCGCAGAATCGGTAAAAAGGTTGGTAGTGCTGTTCAGCGCCGATTTGTATACATGGATCAATACCGTATCGCTGCAGAACTTAATTCTGCGGGTACAATTACGAAGCGTTTCATTTATGGTTCTAAATCAAATATTCCAGACTACATGATCGCATCAGGAGTGAAGTATCGAATCATCTCGGATCAATTGGGTTCGCCAAGATTAGTCGTAAAACAGTCGGATGGTACAATCACTCAGCGAATGGATCATGATGAGTTTGGTCGTGTGATTGAGGATACAAATCCAGGATTTACTCCGTTCGGTTTCGCCGGTGGACTTTATGACTATCAAACCGGCATCGTGAGATTCGGTGCCCGGGACTACGATCCGGAAATTGGAAGGTGGACAGCGAAAGATCCGATCGACTTTGATGGCGGTGATGCTAATTTGTACGGCTACGTTGAAAATGAGCCTGTTAACTGGATAGACATTAATGGTGCTAGTAAATCAAGAGCTTTACGGATACCAGATGCAGGTGGTGGAGGTGGTGCGCCAATCGGAGGAGCTAAGCCTGGTCCAGCTCCGCGTGTTCCTCCTTCTCAGCCTGTCGCTCCCAAGGCTCCAGTTACTGGAGAGACGTGTCCCATTTCAGGTTACACTAAGCATGGCATCAATACGGCGATTTCACGTGCAGACGGGGGTAGTATGAGTCCTAGAGCAATTCTAAACACAGTTAAATCACCGACCTCTACTTCTCCAAATCCGGGTGGGGGGATCGTTTACAACGGTCCAAGTGGAACTGTAGTATTGAATTCATCCGGAAAAGTTATTACAGTTATTCCATCAGGCTCTGGTTCTTTTAGGGGAAGTCCGGGTAATTGA
- a CDS encoding TIGR02147 family protein encodes MQTAQELLKLEFDKRRERNPNFSLRAFARYLEVSPAQLSQMMTGKRTITVKTMKKMGSRLDLSPTEKSEIAQALLKDGSRQPQEVYRVKLDQDRFHVISDWYHFAILSLTRIKDSKADPRWIARRLGISVEEAHQAVLRMERMGILQTKPKFKQVGNLLDVDSEIPSEAIRKYHKQNLDLAIEKIDTVENSLRQIQSMSLPINPKKIEAFKKLIDDFLENASDLSGKSAGTEVYSLNVQFVPVTSPLEK; translated from the coding sequence ATGCAAACAGCACAAGAGCTATTAAAACTGGAATTTGATAAACGCCGCGAGAGAAATCCAAATTTCTCCCTCAGAGCGTTTGCCAGATATCTGGAAGTCAGCCCAGCACAGCTGTCACAGATGATGACGGGCAAACGAACCATTACGGTAAAAACCATGAAAAAAATGGGCTCCCGTTTGGATCTTTCGCCAACAGAAAAAAGCGAGATTGCCCAGGCTCTTTTAAAAGACGGCTCTCGGCAACCTCAAGAGGTTTATCGAGTGAAATTAGATCAAGATCGCTTTCACGTGATTTCAGACTGGTATCACTTCGCGATCTTAAGTCTGACCCGCATCAAGGATTCAAAGGCTGACCCTCGCTGGATAGCGCGTCGGCTGGGAATCAGTGTGGAAGAGGCCCATCAGGCTGTTCTTAGAATGGAACGCATGGGGATTCTGCAGACTAAGCCTAAGTTCAAGCAAGTAGGTAATTTGTTGGATGTGGATTCGGAAATACCTTCTGAAGCCATCCGCAAATACCACAAACAGAATTTAGACCTGGCTATCGAGAAAATAGATACAGTCGAAAACAGTCTGCGCCAGATTCAATCCATGTCGTTGCCGATCAATCCAAAAAAGATCGAGGCCTTTAAAAAGCTGATCGATGATTTCCTGGAAAATGCCTCGGACCTTTCTGGTAAGTCTGCTGGTACCGAAGTTTACAGTTTAAATGTTCAATTTGTTCCCGTTACATCCCCTTTGGAGAAATAA
- a CDS encoding PAS domain-containing protein, producing MDSNQKKKPIEYFNFWQIQNKMTLLSLIAVLVLAALYAIGNVLLPQYRTFQFVAFIVLIPTFACFGIATCHASNLESAKAKRVYGILLERLSETESSQLTLDRFFSISSDLMAVAGKDGLLKKVSSSLINTLGYSEDVLLTTPFFEFIHPDDKEATRKNIDALNLGLRTIGFENRYRAADGNFRTLSWSAAADKELGVRFASARDVTEERNYQIRMQQIMDAAPFILMIKDIEGIITGCNAALAESLNVSKEQLLGQNAKNLMTAESYAVIQVQEDQVLKSQRPLSFDEVLYDQGDARTYRSTIFPIFDQAGKIVSVGKVSINIAGGNRT from the coding sequence TTGGATTCAAATCAAAAGAAAAAGCCGATTGAGTATTTCAATTTTTGGCAGATTCAAAACAAAATGACTTTGCTTTCTTTGATTGCCGTGTTGGTTTTGGCGGCGCTGTATGCAATTGGCAACGTCCTTTTACCTCAATACAGAACATTCCAATTCGTTGCCTTCATCGTCTTGATACCGACCTTCGCCTGCTTTGGGATTGCAACCTGCCATGCCTCTAATCTTGAATCAGCAAAGGCAAAACGCGTTTACGGTATTTTATTAGAGCGCCTTTCTGAAACTGAGAGCTCGCAACTGACACTGGATCGCTTTTTTTCCATTTCCAGTGACCTGATGGCCGTGGCCGGGAAAGATGGCTTGTTGAAAAAAGTCAGCTCCTCCCTGATAAATACATTGGGTTACAGCGAAGATGTTTTACTTACCACTCCCTTCTTCGAATTCATTCATCCCGACGACAAAGAAGCCACTCGCAAAAATATCGATGCGCTGAACTTGGGGTTGCGCACGATTGGCTTTGAAAACCGCTACCGCGCAGCAGATGGTAATTTTCGCACACTAAGTTGGAGTGCGGCAGCTGATAAAGAGCTTGGTGTTCGATTTGCTTCGGCTCGTGATGTGACTGAAGAGCGCAACTATCAAATTCGCATGCAGCAGATTATGGATGCAGCCCCCTTTATTTTAATGATCAAAGATATCGAAGGGATCATTACTGGCTGCAACGCTGCCTTGGCGGAGTCTTTGAATGTTTCTAAAGAGCAACTTCTGGGACAAAACGCGAAAAACTTAATGACGGCAGAAAGTTATGCGGTCATCCAGGTCCAAGAAGATCAAGTACTGAAATCACAACGACCACTATCATTTGATGAAGTTTTGTATGATCAGGGCGATGCCAGAACTTATCGTTCGACGATTTTCCCGATCTTTGATCAGGCAGGGAAAATCGTCTCAGTGGGTAAAGTCTCGATAAATATCGCGGGTGGCAATCGTACTTAG